A genome region from bacterium includes the following:
- a CDS encoding tetratricopeptide repeat protein — protein sequence MKILIFLVFLAGCVTNQYISSYSYKENQKAVNLYERGLEFKKRGEYANAINEFQRFLDYYGNTYFCDEAYYQIAECYRLLSQWPEAISSYKRLISQFSKPFLLWRPFVKEKESSFIPEANYKIGLCFEEERDYLEAIKYYKKTIENYYSTEWGSLSEKGIKRIISKNPDAKWAKKEEKKLARLIKKAKKK from the coding sequence ATGAAAATTCTTATTTTTCTTGTTTTTTTGGCAGGATGTGTAACAAACCAATACATTTCCTCATATTCATATAAAGAAAACCAAAAGGCGGTTAATCTATATGAGAGGGGATTGGAGTTTAAAAAAAGGGGGGAATATGCAAACGCAATAAATGAATTTCAAAGATTCCTTGATTACTATGGAAATACATATTTTTGTGATGAGGCATATTATCAAATTGCAGAATGCTACAGGCTCCTTTCCCAATGGCCTGAAGCTATTAGCTCTTATAAAAGGCTTATTTCTCAATTTAGCAAGCCTTTTTTATTATGGCGTCCATTTGTAAAGGAGAAGGAATCTTCTTTTATTCCAGAGGCAAATTATAAAATAGGGCTTTGTTTTGAGGAAGAAAGGGATTATCTTGAGGCAATTAAGTATTATAAGAAGACAATAGAAAATTATTATTCCACAGAATGGGGTTCTCTTTCAGAAAAAGGGATAAAAAGGATAATCTCAAAAAATCCCGATGCAAAATGGGCAAAAAAGGAGGAGAAGAAGCTGGCAAGGCTAATAAAGAAAGCGAAGAAGAAATAA